One Ciona intestinalis unplaced genomic scaffold, KH HT001061.1, whole genome shotgun sequence genomic window, GTTCAATGCAAACAAAGACAAGCCTGTTTAAACGAAGCAACCCAGGTAAAAAAGCTTAcagcatatagtagggggagatgggacctcttttcattatattttctcgtcccatttggtagtaaacaaagaacattaaatgaattataaaaccgtatcctcacgactcctatagaccgttgttaattatttaaaacacgatcaagatatttggatattatgtgctaaaggtgtcacatcttccccaccctactatatgtcaaaTTAATTGCtagttttgtttacaaatgtaGTACAATGGTTTACAGAACCGAGCGCAGTGCAGAAGATCTTCAAGGAACAAAACATGCCGTTTCTGTTGCAACAAGCGACTGTGTACACCATTTAACTTTACATGTTTACAAATATGAGATACAATtccaattatatatatgtgtgacGACAAATGTTACTTTGAAAGGTTGTATCTCGCTTAATGCTTGTATTATAGCCTATCACGCTGAAAACCAATGAAATTGCTAAACGTACATAAATACCGACAATATTTATTCTTAAACGAATTTTATATGAGATTCTATTAAACACACAAGTTatctgtatattttaaaccctGTATGCCTTGTATGGTCAATATACGtataccaaaaaataaacacgCAACAACTAGGAGAGTCGGGCGCAAAAATATCTCAAAATAgcgataaaaaattaaaaaaaatattcacccacaaagtaacttacaGGCTAACTCGTAACGTACGAGGTgtacagaacacccgtgttataaagactattgtttttactttttataggttttatagtttttaacgtAGTTTAAGCGGCGACGTGCTTATTCATTAATACTTAGCTCTCTTGGTTTATTCTATTGCAGTACATGGACTTCttgcattatttatattacgtatatttataaaatgactGATTTATTGCTAAAAATGCGGTAAACTTAATGGGAATCGGAAATTTAACTTTCTTGATGTTCTAATAAAACGTTTGTGTGTAATAGCCTTTGGCGATATTCGCGGTTGAAATGATCTGAACACTTGATTTGAAACGTGTAGTAGCCTATTCCTTATCAGCATTTAAAAGTAACGACAGAAAATCAATGAAAAATCAGAATACTTTAACTTTACACCAATtgaattatataacttaaattaagTCCTGCTGATTGAATGTAGCCTATAGTTATTCATCGTTTAACGTGAATCAAAGTACCAGGTTTTATTAAGAGTTACGGCGGTATTGCATTTGTAGTTTTCCAAGAACTTGACAGTGCAGTTTTTATGAActaactgaatgaatgaatgtaacttactttatcctcgcgtggccggaaaacgNNNNNNNNNNNNNNNNNNNNNNNNNNNNNNNNNNNNNNNNNNNNNNNNNNATGCGAGTCGtaacgatttttttagttgtagGTAGAGTTTAAATCGATaagttttttaacagttatatATCTAAGAAGTTGTGAAATGTTTAGGTATTATGAAAGCAAGTCAATCGCCGAAAAATACCAAAAGTATCGCCCTAGTTATCCGGCAGAACTTGCGAAAATAGCCTTGGAaaatttttcagaaaaaagGTTGGACTTTTTACTTGATGTTGGTTGTGGCGGTGGACAAGCTGTAGAAATTTTTGCtccattttttaataaagttttagcAATTGATCCTAGCGAAAACCAGCTCAACGAAGCAAGAAACCACAACAAATTTACTCATGTACAATACAAGCAGGGGGTCGCTAAAAATCTGCCGTGTGAAAACGCTATAGTGTTGATGCTGTTACCGTTGCTTCGGCATTGCATTGGTTTGATCGACCAAAATTTTACCAAGAGgttgaccgtgttttaaaaccaGGTGGTTTTTTAATAGCGTTTAGCTACTGGTCCCCAAAATTGATTCCTATTGGTAAAAATGTGGATGTCGAAAAGTTGACAAGGATTGGGTCTGAGATTGTAAATGAAGCATTTAGTTATGGTATAAGAGGAAATTCTGCTTTAGAGAAAATCTATTCGCTCGGTGAAAATAGATACAATCAGATTTTCAGTGAAATGCCGCTGATAAAAAAACGGCGTTACGATGTCACTTCAAAAAGCAATATTTGGTCGCTTGATGATGTGAAAGGATTTGTTCAATCCATTGATGGTTATGAAACGTACATGAAAAACAAGGCCTTGGAATTAAGCAGAATTTCTGAAGAGGAACGTAATGCGAAATTATCCGAACTTGATTATAGTAAAAAAGTTGTACATGAGCTTAAAACGAGTTGGGACTGTGTGGAAATGAAAAATTCAGATGTCAAAATGAAAGCTGTCTTTAATTTCTTCGTCATCGTAGGAGAAAAATCAACataaaatgaagaaaaattaatgaataaatgtaacttactttatcctcgcgtgggaggaaaacgacagtcgttataccactggtgttcatacatcttgtgccagcttacgagttaccacgtataatatgtaactttgtgggtaatattTTACGAAACagttgtttattaattttacaaaacagttGTTAGGTTTTTAATAGCAAAAGTCCTCGGCATTCATTGCTataatatatggtagggtgggggaagaagggataaagaaaattcaaagaactataaaacggtatccttacgactcctatagaccattggtaattgtttaaaacacgatcaggatatttggaaattatgtgctaaaggtgtcccatcttcccacgcagtactatatatatagtagggtgggggaagatgagacacctttggcacataatatctaaatatcctgatcgtgttttaaacaattaacagtcaATGGGAGTTGTGGGcatgtagttttaaaaatttcttgaatgttctttgtttactactaaacggcgagaaaatagaggctaaaggtgtcccgtctttccccaccctactgaatatatatatatctatatatataaatccattctattttatacggATAAGCCCTACCCTGAAAACCATGCATTTTAATCAAgcttaaacaatatattgtatatacgtactaatatataatacaattaCCTTTATTTAAACCGGCAGTTCCGAAAATTTTAAGCTTGAAAACAGATTTTGTATCTGTTTTGggaaaaaactttatttttacatttttaaaaacacaggcaaaacttttttataattatttttacgttataaaattttccaattaaattcatttaGTTTTCACGTGTGCAGTTTAACTACACTATAAATAATTGTTTcgagttaaaataaaaatggtaCCACTGCTgaaaataacatatagtagggtggggaaagatgggagacTTTTAGCGcatattaacaacggtctatgggagttgtgaggatacagttttataattctttgaatgttctttgtttactaccaaatgagacaagaaaatagaataaaaagatgtcccatcttaccccacccttctatacaaaaatatcatttttttcaaaatgtgctatttacaaattttatatagcctactgcaaataataaaaatactaattaAGCTTAAAATCTATAGTGATTATAAGTGCAGATAAATCGTAACACATCAAGTACGTTTGGAACTGAATAGCATTAAATCCTTTAACTACATCATCACTGTGGGTCAGGTGTAATTTCGTAGCCTTTTGGGTTCATGGACTGCCAACGCCATAAATCAACGCACATGTCTTCGAGTGTTTTGTCTGCTCTCCATTCCAGAAATTTCAAAGCTAGGTTAGGGTTGGCATGCACGTTGCCAAGGTCTCCTAGAAAATAGGTGTATGTTTATATggtgggggggggagatgggacaccttttcaatctattctctccttccatttggtagtaaacaaacattcaacgattttttataaaactttatcctcacggctcccatagatcgttgttaattgtttaaaacacgatcaggatatttagttattatgtgtcaaaggtgtcccatcttaccccaccccactatacctCATGtgcactgtcgagttatataataataatagctttatttgtctcttctaTTACGGttgaaagaaatattttaaacgaaaagacaggatatagcgacaaaaaacagttgtttaaacatgcttaaagttaaaacatatttacatttatttggaagaaaataagcgtggtcgctacacctagcaaaCATAATACTtctacaccagacacacatggtttattcatacacctcatgctcactgtctagttataacacggatgttttcttgtacaccagacacacatggtttattcatacacctcatgctcactgttaagttataacataggtgtcttcttatacaccagacacacatggtgtattcatacacctcatgctcactgttgagttatagcatgggtgtcttcttatacaccagacacacatggtgtattcatacacctcatgctcactgtctagttataacatgggtgtcttcttatacaccagacacacatggtgtcttcatacacctcatgctcactatctagttataacacgagtgtcttcttatacaccagacacacatggtatacattttaaatgcagttttaCATACCTGGTCGCCTAGGTGCAAACTTATATGGAACTTTTTTGCCAGAAGCTTTTTCAAAAGCTGCAA contains:
- the LOC104266289 gene encoding uncharacterized protein LOC104266289 codes for the protein MFRYYESKSIAEKYQKYRPSYPAELAKIALENFSEKRLDFLLDVGCGGGQAVEIFAPFFNKVLAIDPSENQLNEARNHNKFTHVDRVLKPGGFLIAFSYWSPKLIPIGKNVDVEKLTRIGSEIVNEAFSYGIRGNSALEKIYSLGENRYNQIFSEMPLIKKRRYDVTSKSNIWSLDDVKGFVQSIDGYETYMKNKALELSRISEEERNAKLSELDYSKKVVHELKTSWDCVEMKNSDVKMKAVFNFFVIVGEKST